The stretch of DNA TATTTATTTTTTCCTATTTTTTATAATCTTATCCACACTATTGATAACTTCATAGTCATCTTCTCCCAATTCTACATTTTTTCCAATTGGAATATACCACAAGAATTTTGAAAAATAATCTTTCAATTTTTTATCTGAAAAATCATAACCTGCCATTGCATAAGGATAATTTCTCATTATTTTCAAGTCTTCATTAGTAAGTTCTTTAAATTCATCCGCTGGTAAATATTCCGCACGGTAAGCTGCTTGTGTTAAATCATCTCTATATTTAAAGCCTTTTTCAGTTTTTTCAGGAAAAGCGTGATTACCATTTATATATGCTATTTCTACTAAGCTAAATTCATCTTTAGGCTCAAAATTTTTTGTCTTAAAATGCAAATATCCATTTTTTAATTTTGCATAAAGCATCCTATATTGTCCATCTCTATCATAATAATCTTTATATCCGTAATCAATATTCCCCTCTCCAACCAATTTCCACTCTATATTTTTTCCATTTTTCATTTTTATTTCAGGTATTGCAATCAAAGCACTTCCCGGCTCAACAATTACTTCAAAATCATCCACTTTCTGATTTTTCCATTTTGAAATAGTCGTCCAAACATAGTTAAAATCATTAACTCCAACACCGCCACTTCCATCGTAACGATAACTATGCTCAACTACATTTTCACCCTTCTTAAAATTCGATTTAAAATAATAAACATAGCTTCTTTTATAGTAATCAGCTTCCTCTTTTGCCTTTTCTTCATCATATTCCTTAAAATATTTCTTCACTTCTTCAAGTTTCTTTACGTCCTTTGGAACAAAATCGGTTAGTCTATAGGAAACTGTGTTTACATTTTTCCCATTTACAACCGTTTTAAAATTTTTAAAATGATTTACTTCATCCCACTCATCATTCCCGCCTTCGGGCGTAATAAACCCAATATATTTCTCCCCAGCCTCAGGACTGTCAAACACAAACCTAACAGTTACCACCATTTCACTCTCTAACCCATACTCACTCTTCACCTTTTCC from Leptotrichia trevisanii DSM 22070 encodes:
- a CDS encoding YARHG domain-containing protein, translating into MKKIRVFLLFCLMFLIGLNLLANDWEFGSEGGHIVPMNMSDIAIKSEKLHFKLEKVKSEYGLESEMVVTVRFVFDSPEAGEKYIGFITPEGGNDEWDEVNHFKNFKTVVNGKNVNTVSYRLTDFVPKDVKKLEEVKKYFKEYDEEKAKEEADYYKRSYVYYFKSNFKKGENVVEHSYRYDGSGGVGVNDFNYVWTTISKWKNQKVDDFEVIVEPGSALIAIPEIKMKNGKNIEWKLVGEGNIDYGYKDYYDRDGQYRMLYAKLKNGYLHFKTKNFEPKDEFSLVEIAYINGNHAFPEKTEKGFKYRDDLTQAAYRAEYLPADEFKELTNEDLKIMRNYPYAMAGYDFSDKKLKDYFSKFLWYIPIGKNVELGEDDYEVINSVDKIIKNRKK